The Phormidium ambiguum IAM M-71 nucleotide sequence AGGATTCGGTACTCTGAATAATGGCTACTTGGCGCAGGGTTTCCAGTGCTTGAGGTGCCTGTTCTTTGAACAACTCCTGTTTACCCTTGTATTCTCCAATCAAGCGGATGGTTTGCAGGAGTCCTTGGGTAATCAACTGTTCCTCAATGAAGCCTGTTTCAAAGGATTGCATTGGCAGTTCCTATCAACCAAACTCCACCTTGTTTTGACGACAGATAACCCACGTTACAACTCCAACTCATGATCTTTGCTTTTTTGGTGTCGATCGCTCGCTTCACGTTCCCGCTTTTGTTGCATCGCCTGTCGGATAAACGGTAAAACCTTTTCCTGAAAATAGTTGGTGGTTTCTTGAGTCAAGCTAGAACCGCTCTCAACCCAGCATCGACTCTCATCATCCCACTCAGCTTTCATAATTGGCTTTTTACTACCAGTTTCCCACAGAGTCAAGCACTCCTCATCCCACTCGGCAGTATAGTGTTTGCCAACCGAGAGATTTGTCTGCTCCAAATTCAGAATAGCCGCAACAATCGGTGCAACAATATCCACCCGCCGTTGCTGTTCCCAGTACTGACTCTCTAATTCCTTAATCAAATTTTCTGTAAGCGCAATCATAGCGTGAACCTCCCAGGTAGTCATTTCACTTTCTGTAGGTAGCGCCTCCCATGCGTCGCCATTGCGTCTAGCACGCAGAATTTCAGATTGATTTGGCGTGCGCCGCAAGGAAATTTCATCTGGGGAAATTCGCAATGCAGTAAACTCAGTATCAACATAGCGATCTGTCTGCAACAACAAAAGTTCGTCAATATCAGATGCAAACATTTCCGTGCATTCAATCTGATTAGCACTGATAGACACTAACTCTTGAGAGTCCTCCTCTTCTGGAAGCATCTGCACCTTTTCACCAGCTGCTACTGTTCGTAAAACTGGTAAATCGCAGGTCTTATCGTAAGAAATTCCCCGTACTTCTTGCAGTTTCCTCCAACTACAATTTTTCAAGCTAGACCCCCGACACCGGAATCCTTCATATTCAAACGCCAACCCCTTCATTTCATTCCCAATGATAGTGGGGTACACATCAACCCCCTGGTCTTGAAGTCTAGCAACAAAGGTAATAATAGAAGGGTTGTCCCTGGTTGCTGCAACCACTAACC carries:
- a CDS encoding relaxase/mobilization nuclease domain-containing protein; translation: MLTKVVPTGNNPGGLLRYLMDEQKEFELYGGNIAGQTYGQIMAEWRAISQQNSRTDKDTKHVTMSPHFGDRLTPDDWLDIGELMVNGLGYTNNLWLIIKHKPTESQLLNNPGAPPHIHIMIHTFECENFTRINDWQDKTKAEKLTREIEQQWNLYQVTPSSEAEYSAPTTGQKRRMMREQQDFETGLRDQPPEEPTKLKLERLVVAATRDNPSIITFVARLQDQGVDVYPTIIGNEMKGLAFEYEGFRCRGSSLKNCSWRKLQEVRGISYDKTCDLPVLRTVAAGEKVQMLPEEEDSQELVSISANQIECTEMFASDIDELLLLQTDRYVDTEFTALRISPDEISLRRTPNQSEILRARRNGDAWEALPTESEMTTWEVHAMIALTENLIKELESQYWEQQRRVDIVAPIVAAILNLEQTNLSVGKHYTAEWDEECLTLWETGSKKPIMKAEWDDESRCWVESGSSLTQETTNYFQEKVLPFIRQAMQQKREREASDRHQKSKDHELEL